The proteins below are encoded in one region of Bifidobacterium dentium JCM 1195 = DSM 20436:
- the pdxS gene encoding pyridoxal 5'-phosphate synthase lyase subunit PdxS: protein MANNRNELNKNLAQMLKGGVIMDVTTPEQARIAQDAGACAVMALERIPADIRAAGGVSRMSDPAMIKGIQEAVSIPVMAKVRIGHIAEARILQAIEIDYIDESEVLSPADDVYHIDKNQFDVPFVCGAKNLGEALRRIAEGASMIRTKGEPGTGDVIQAVRHMRTMNKQIRELVSLRDDEMYEAAKQLAVPYDLAKYVHDNGRLPVVNFAAGGVATPADAALMMELGAEGVFVGSGIFKSGDPAKRAAAIVQATANWQDADLLARLSENLGEAMVGINEDEIETIMAARGE from the coding sequence ATGGCCAACAACAGAAATGAACTGAATAAGAATCTGGCGCAGATGCTCAAGGGCGGCGTGATCATGGACGTCACCACTCCGGAGCAGGCGAGGATCGCGCAGGATGCCGGCGCGTGCGCGGTGATGGCGCTCGAGCGCATCCCGGCTGACATCCGCGCCGCCGGTGGCGTCTCCCGCATGAGCGATCCGGCCATGATCAAAGGCATTCAGGAAGCCGTGTCCATTCCGGTCATGGCCAAGGTGCGCATCGGCCACATCGCCGAGGCGCGCATTCTGCAGGCCATCGAAATCGACTATATCGACGAATCCGAAGTGCTCAGCCCGGCCGATGACGTGTATCACATCGATAAGAATCAGTTCGACGTGCCATTCGTGTGCGGTGCGAAGAATCTGGGTGAAGCGTTGCGACGTATCGCCGAGGGTGCATCCATGATCCGTACCAAGGGCGAACCGGGCACGGGCGACGTCATCCAGGCCGTACGCCATATGCGCACCATGAACAAGCAGATTCGCGAGCTCGTCTCCCTGCGCGACGACGAGATGTACGAGGCGGCCAAGCAGCTGGCCGTGCCGTATGACCTGGCCAAGTATGTGCATGACAACGGCCGCCTGCCGGTCGTCAACTTCGCCGCAGGCGGTGTCGCGACCCCGGCTGACGCGGCCCTCATGATGGAGCTTGGCGCGGAAGGTGTGTTCGTGGGCTCCGGCATCTTCAAGTCCGGCGACCCGGCCAAGCGCGCCGCCGCCATCGTGCAGGCCACCGCCAACTGGCAGGACGCCGACCTGCTTGCGCGCCTGTCCGAGAATCTCGGCGAGGCCATGGTCGGCATCAATGAGGACGAGATCGAGACCATCATGGCCGCCAGGGGTGAGTGA
- the pdxT gene encoding pyridoxal 5'-phosphate synthase glutaminase subunit PdxT, giving the protein MVVAVEYIAKEESADVAAGAESARHGVTGILAVQGAFAEHAAMLDRLGAPWKLLRAVEDFDDSIDRVILPGGESTTQGKLLRSTGLFDPIAAHIAAGKPVFGTCAGMILLARRLDNDPNVYFGALDAIVRRNAYGRQLGSFAATADFGSAPGENAVVVAPGEHVPQGVSSDVILKDVPLVFIRGPFVAEVGSAATVETEVNGNVVGLRQGNMLAMAFHPELTDDTRIHELFLSL; this is encoded by the coding sequence ATGGTTGTAGCCGTTGAGTATATCGCAAAGGAAGAGTCGGCCGATGTGGCCGCAGGTGCCGAATCCGCCCGTCACGGCGTGACCGGCATTCTCGCAGTGCAGGGTGCATTCGCCGAGCATGCCGCCATGCTGGACCGTCTTGGCGCCCCGTGGAAGCTGCTGCGTGCCGTCGAGGATTTCGATGACTCCATCGACCGTGTGATCCTGCCGGGTGGTGAAAGCACCACGCAGGGCAAGCTTTTGCGGTCGACCGGGCTGTTTGACCCGATTGCGGCGCATATCGCCGCGGGCAAGCCGGTGTTCGGCACCTGCGCCGGCATGATTCTGCTGGCGCGACGGCTGGATAATGATCCGAACGTCTACTTCGGTGCGCTTGACGCCATCGTGCGCCGTAACGCTTATGGGCGTCAGCTCGGTTCCTTTGCCGCCACTGCCGACTTTGGCTCCGCTCCCGGCGAAAACGCCGTCGTGGTCGCACCGGGCGAGCATGTTCCCCAAGGCGTCTCGTCCGATGTCATACTCAAGGATGTTCCGCTGGTGTTCATCCGTGGGCCGTTCGTGGCCGAAGTCGGTTCGGCGGCGACGGTCGAGACCGAGGTGAACGGCAATGTGGTCGGCCTGCGTCAAGGCAACATGCTCGCCATGGCCTTCCATCCCGAGCTTACCGACGATACCCGCATTCACGAGCTTTTCCTGAGTTTGTAG
- a CDS encoding beta-galactosidase, producing MTTRRTFSWPRLLTRNGGGIAFGGDYNPDQWSEEIWDDDIRLMKQAGVNTVALAIFSWDRIQPTEDRWNFGWLDRIIDKLGKAGIAVDLASATATAPLWLYESHPEVLPRDKYGHQVNAGSRQSWSPTSPVFKTYALTMCRKLAERYGDNPYVTAWHMGNEYGWNNREDYSDNALAAFRKWCERKYGTVDALNAAWGTTFWGQEMNGFDEVLIPRFMGTDSMVNPGQKLDFERFGNDMLLDFYKAERDAIAEICPDKPFTTNFMVSTDQCCMDYADWAEEVDFVSNDHYFHEGESHLDELACSDALMDSLALGKPWYVMEHSTSAVQWKPLNIRKRKGEIVRDSLAHVAMGADAINFFQWRASAFGSEAFHSAMLPHAGEDTRVFRQVCELGSVLKDLSAAGMQGSTLERSDTAILFSAESEWATRSETLPSMKLSHWHDVRDWYRAFLDAGQRADVVPLKYDWSAYSVVVLPSVLMLSAADTQRLADFTAAGGQVVIGYATGLIDEHFHTWLGGYPGAGNGLLRKMLGIRGEEFNILGCEAEGEPCEIELGGGMDGAVTRLWQNDVNVEGPDTEVLATYSGKSADEWELDGTAAITRNPYGAGAAYFVGCDLNVADLTRFVRANLTTSGGEDDPRYGDVLHTVRKSADATFDFYMPRGKQEVTLRGIEGEPICQFHSEAGPEGPGSYVIHRNGMLITRR from the coding sequence ATGACGACAAGAAGAACCTTTTCTTGGCCGAGACTGCTGACTCGCAATGGCGGTGGCATAGCGTTCGGTGGCGACTACAATCCCGACCAATGGTCTGAGGAAATCTGGGACGACGACATCCGCCTGATGAAGCAGGCCGGTGTCAACACCGTGGCCCTGGCGATTTTTAGCTGGGATCGCATCCAGCCCACCGAGGACCGCTGGAACTTCGGCTGGCTCGACCGCATCATCGACAAGCTCGGCAAAGCGGGCATCGCGGTCGATCTTGCTTCCGCCACCGCCACCGCTCCGCTTTGGCTGTACGAAAGCCATCCGGAGGTCCTTCCGCGAGACAAATACGGTCATCAGGTCAACGCCGGCTCGCGTCAGTCGTGGAGCCCGACCAGCCCGGTATTCAAAACATATGCGCTTACCATGTGTCGTAAACTCGCCGAACGCTACGGCGACAATCCATATGTGACGGCTTGGCACATGGGCAACGAATATGGCTGGAACAACCGCGAAGACTACTCCGACAACGCCCTGGCCGCCTTCCGCAAGTGGTGTGAGCGCAAATACGGCACCGTCGACGCGCTCAACGCGGCTTGGGGCACCACCTTCTGGGGGCAGGAGATGAACGGCTTCGACGAAGTGCTCATTCCGCGCTTCATGGGCACCGACAGCATGGTCAATCCCGGACAGAAACTGGATTTCGAGCGATTCGGCAACGATATGCTGCTCGACTTCTACAAGGCCGAGCGTGACGCCATCGCCGAAATCTGCCCCGACAAGCCATTCACCACGAACTTCATGGTCTCCACCGACCAGTGCTGCATGGACTATGCCGATTGGGCTGAAGAAGTGGATTTCGTCTCCAACGATCATTACTTCCATGAAGGCGAATCGCATCTCGACGAACTCGCCTGTTCCGATGCGCTCATGGATTCGTTGGCGCTCGGCAAGCCTTGGTATGTGATGGAACACTCCACTTCGGCGGTACAGTGGAAGCCGCTCAATATCCGCAAGCGTAAGGGTGAAATCGTGCGCGACTCCCTTGCGCACGTGGCCATGGGCGCCGACGCCATCAACTTTTTCCAATGGCGGGCTTCCGCATTCGGATCGGAGGCCTTCCACTCCGCCATGCTGCCACACGCCGGTGAAGACACCAGGGTGTTCCGTCAGGTGTGCGAACTCGGGTCGGTGCTCAAGGATTTGAGCGCCGCAGGCATGCAGGGAAGCACGCTCGAACGTTCCGATACGGCGATTCTGTTCAGTGCCGAATCCGAATGGGCCACGCGCAGTGAAACCCTGCCGAGCATGAAACTCAGCCATTGGCATGACGTGCGTGACTGGTATCGCGCGTTTCTGGACGCAGGGCAGCGGGCCGACGTAGTACCGCTCAAGTACGATTGGAGCGCATATTCCGTGGTGGTGCTGCCGAGCGTGCTGATGCTGAGCGCCGCCGATACGCAACGGCTTGCCGACTTCACGGCCGCCGGCGGTCAGGTGGTGATCGGCTATGCGACCGGCCTGATCGACGAGCATTTCCACACTTGGCTCGGCGGATATCCGGGTGCCGGTAATGGTTTGCTCCGCAAGATGCTTGGCATCCGTGGCGAAGAGTTCAACATTCTCGGATGCGAAGCGGAAGGCGAGCCATGTGAAATCGAATTGGGAGGCGGCATGGACGGTGCCGTGACCCGCCTGTGGCAGAACGATGTGAACGTGGAAGGCCCTGACACCGAAGTGCTCGCCACCTATTCGGGAAAGTCCGCGGACGAATGGGAATTGGACGGCACCGCCGCCATCACCCGTAACCCGTACGGTGCCGGCGCCGCCTATTTTGTGGGCTGCGACCTGAACGTGGCCGATCTGACCAGGTTCGTCCGCGCCAATCTCACTACTTCAGGTGGCGAAGACGATCCCCGATACGGCGACGTACTGCATACCGTGCGTAAATCCGCTGATGCGACCTTCGACTTCTACATGCCCCGCGGCAAGCAGGAGGTTACATTGCGTGGCATCGAAGGCGAACCGATCTGCCAATTCCACAGCGAGGCTGGTCCGGAAGGGCCGGGTTCCTACGTCATTCATCGCAATGGCATGCTGATTACCAGACGATAA
- a CDS encoding carbohydrate ABC transporter permease, with protein MSNASSAAAAGPKGREKAAWKAERERRRRVARDERAERARAARSGFANVANPRRSALLTLVCAVFAVYCLFPFFYLLVNATKTQADFTSTFGLGFGKTFALWDNVVTVFTYDGGIFGRWFLNTVLYVVAGAGGATLLAIMGGYGLAKFRFPGRRAVFVVVIGAISVPGIALAVPQFLLFAKLNLTNTPWAMVIPSLVSTFGLYLMWIFSDQAVPTELLEAARVDGAGEFRTFFQVSLPLLAPGIVTTALFAIVATWNNYFLPLIMLKDSDWYPLTIGLNQWKDQASTAGGQAIQNLVITGSLVTIVPLVIAFLCLQRYWQSGLSAGAVKE; from the coding sequence ATGAGCAATGCAAGCAGCGCCGCCGCGGCGGGTCCGAAGGGGCGGGAGAAGGCCGCCTGGAAGGCGGAGAGGGAACGCCGCAGGCGTGTGGCCAGGGACGAGAGGGCGGAGCGGGCGAGGGCCGCGAGGTCGGGGTTCGCGAACGTCGCGAACCCCAGGCGCAGCGCCCTGCTGACCCTGGTATGCGCGGTCTTCGCCGTCTACTGCCTGTTCCCGTTCTTCTATCTGCTGGTCAACGCGACCAAGACGCAGGCGGACTTCACGTCGACCTTCGGTCTGGGGTTCGGCAAGACGTTCGCCCTGTGGGACAACGTCGTCACCGTGTTCACCTATGACGGCGGGATCTTCGGACGCTGGTTCCTCAACACCGTCCTGTACGTGGTGGCCGGCGCGGGAGGGGCCACGCTGCTGGCGATCATGGGCGGCTACGGTCTGGCGAAGTTCCGTTTCCCGGGGCGCAGGGCCGTGTTCGTGGTGGTCATCGGCGCGATCAGCGTGCCGGGCATCGCGTTGGCGGTGCCGCAGTTCCTGCTGTTCGCCAAGCTGAACCTGACGAACACGCCGTGGGCCATGGTCATCCCGAGCCTGGTGTCCACGTTCGGCCTGTACCTGATGTGGATCTTCTCGGACCAGGCCGTGCCGACCGAGCTGCTCGAGGCGGCGCGCGTGGACGGGGCGGGCGAGTTCCGTACGTTCTTCCAGGTGTCGCTGCCCTTGCTGGCGCCGGGCATCGTGACCACGGCCCTGTTCGCGATCGTGGCGACGTGGAACAACTATTTCCTGCCGTTGATCATGCTCAAGGATTCGGATTGGTATCCGCTCACGATCGGGTTGAACCAGTGGAAGGACCAGGCCTCCACGGCGGGTGGGCAGGCGATCCAGAACCTGGTGATCACGGGTTCGTTGGTCACGATCGTGCCGTTGGTGATCGCGTTCCTGTGTTTGCAGAGGTATTGGCAGTCCGGCCTGTCCGCCGGCGCCGTCAAGGAATGA
- a CDS encoding ABC transporter substrate-binding protein, translating into MRNSQKVLAALTAVMTLTGLAACGNANASNGNAGDADKAELVFWGWDTGHTMSDLIKDFQKANPGITVKFNNTGTASDTQTALSNAIAAGKGAPDVVMLEDPTVTQFAVTGDLADLSQFDADKLADDFSAGPWNKLQYGGKPYALPIDSGPEMFFYNDAVFKKAGVDGTQIKTWDDYYEAAKKVRAIGSYMTNNSGSSMEYQPFTAQAWQAGAQPWKVDGENLTIDMTKDSGMKKYIEFQQKLIDEDLIDTKTANWSDDWNRELNDGTIASLTIGGWMPINLMNGAPDQAGNWRVAQLPQWEEDEEASAEDGGSALAVVSQSKQQAAAYKFVEYLTHGEGAKTMADTGTFPSLKSILTSEDFTDPTTEANKKVNDYFGGQNVNEVLSEAAQRKVSEFSYLPYNPFAQSSFGDQISKAYNKEITLKEAFANYGKALAEHGTQQGYTVTNKG; encoded by the coding sequence ATGCGTAACTCTCAGAAGGTTCTTGCGGCTCTGACCGCGGTGATGACCCTCACCGGTCTGGCCGCTTGCGGCAATGCAAACGCCAGCAATGGCAACGCCGGTGACGCCGACAAGGCGGAACTCGTGTTCTGGGGCTGGGATACCGGCCATACCATGAGCGACCTCATCAAAGACTTCCAGAAGGCAAATCCCGGCATTACCGTGAAGTTCAACAACACCGGCACCGCATCTGACACGCAGACCGCACTGAGCAATGCCATCGCGGCGGGGAAGGGCGCACCCGACGTGGTCATGCTCGAGGACCCGACCGTCACGCAATTCGCGGTAACCGGAGATTTGGCGGATCTGAGCCAATTCGATGCCGATAAGCTCGCCGACGATTTCTCCGCCGGTCCATGGAACAAGCTGCAGTACGGCGGCAAGCCGTACGCGCTGCCAATCGATTCCGGTCCGGAAATGTTCTTCTATAACGATGCGGTATTCAAGAAGGCCGGTGTCGATGGCACTCAAATCAAGACCTGGGACGACTACTACGAGGCGGCCAAGAAGGTCAGGGCCATCGGCTCCTACATGACCAACAATTCCGGCTCCAGCATGGAATACCAGCCCTTCACCGCGCAAGCCTGGCAGGCCGGCGCCCAGCCTTGGAAGGTCGACGGCGAAAACCTCACCATTGACATGACCAAGGATTCCGGCATGAAGAAGTACATCGAATTCCAGCAGAAGCTCATCGACGAAGACCTTATCGACACCAAGACCGCCAACTGGTCCGACGACTGGAACCGAGAGCTCAACGACGGCACCATCGCCTCGCTGACCATCGGAGGCTGGATGCCGATCAATCTTATGAACGGCGCTCCTGACCAGGCCGGCAACTGGCGCGTGGCCCAGCTGCCGCAGTGGGAGGAAGACGAAGAGGCCTCCGCCGAGGATGGTGGCTCTGCGCTCGCCGTCGTCTCCCAGTCCAAGCAGCAGGCCGCCGCCTACAAGTTCGTGGAATACCTGACCCACGGCGAGGGCGCCAAGACCATGGCCGACACCGGTACTTTCCCGAGCCTCAAGAGCATTCTCACCTCCGAGGACTTCACCGACCCGACCACCGAGGCCAACAAGAAGGTCAACGATTACTTCGGCGGCCAGAATGTGAACGAGGTGCTTTCCGAAGCCGCCCAGCGTAAGGTCTCCGAGTTCTCCTACCTACCGTACAATCCGTTTGCGCAGTCATCTTTCGGCGATCAGATTTCCAAGGCGTACAACAAGGAGATCACCTTGAAGGAAGCCTTCGCCAATTACGGCAAGGCGCTCGCGGAACATGGCACCCAGCAGGGCTACACCGTCACCAATAAGGGTTGA
- a CDS encoding carbohydrate ABC transporter permease — translation MTQATANVPTQLHTPPDQVRVNRHHADWRGWKFMWPFALVFVFVFVIPIMYAVYISFFQNRMIGGTRFVGFDNYVRLLHDRQFWSAVGRVALFTVVQVPVMLFLAAAMALALDSMKLHGTRFFRISTFLPYAVPAVVSTLIWGFMYGAKYGLVGSFNGFFGTHLDVLAPGVLLASIGNIVTWEFTGYNMLIFYSSLSTIPHSLYEAASIDGASEWQIVRSIKLPELRGSLAITVIFSIIGSFQLFNEPSIMQNMVPGNAIGTYYTPNMYAYNLSFAGNQSNYAAALAITMAVITMAIAYAVQLRSMKEQMR, via the coding sequence ATGACCCAAGCAACAGCAAACGTTCCGACGCAGTTGCATACACCTCCCGACCAGGTCCGCGTCAATAGGCATCATGCGGATTGGCGTGGTTGGAAGTTCATGTGGCCGTTCGCGTTGGTGTTCGTGTTCGTGTTCGTCATCCCGATCATGTACGCGGTGTACATCAGTTTCTTCCAGAACAGGATGATCGGGGGCACGCGGTTCGTGGGATTCGACAATTACGTCCGTCTGCTGCACGACCGGCAGTTCTGGAGCGCGGTGGGCCGGGTGGCGCTGTTCACGGTGGTGCAGGTGCCGGTCATGCTGTTCCTGGCCGCGGCGATGGCGTTGGCCCTGGATTCCATGAAATTGCACGGCACCAGGTTCTTCCGTATCTCCACGTTCCTGCCGTACGCGGTGCCGGCCGTGGTCTCCACGCTGATCTGGGGGTTCATGTACGGCGCGAAGTACGGGCTGGTGGGCTCGTTCAACGGCTTCTTCGGCACGCATCTGGACGTGCTGGCCCCGGGCGTGCTGCTCGCCTCGATCGGCAACATCGTAACCTGGGAGTTCACGGGCTACAACATGCTGATCTTCTACAGTTCGCTGTCCACGATCCCGCATTCGCTGTACGAGGCCGCGTCGATCGACGGCGCGAGCGAATGGCAGATCGTCAGGTCCATCAAGCTGCCCGAGCTGCGCGGCAGCCTGGCGATCACGGTGATCTTCTCGATCATCGGCTCGTTCCAGCTGTTCAACGAGCCGAGCATCATGCAGAACATGGTGCCGGGCAACGCGATCGGCACGTACTACACGCCGAACATGTACGCGTACAACCTGAGCTTCGCGGGCAACCAGAGCAACTACGCGGCCGCCCTGGCGATCACGATGGCGGTGATCACGATGGCGATCGCGTACGCGGTGCAGCTCAGGAGCATGAAAGAGCAGATGAGGTAG
- a CDS encoding LacI family DNA-binding transcriptional regulator, with the protein MSETKQDKKRITLRDVAEEAGVSLKTASNVINNSGRMTESTREKVQGVIDRLGYRVNVAARNLNRGNTGFITLAVPSLTAPYLAELANRVIDAARLHDYSVYVTTYAEGSASGARALLEGFNTTVSDGMILSISEVEDLSPEDLDVDYPLVCVGARDTHGKADHVTPDDVQEARQATEYLFDRGAIRIAVVGARTAPEDLDGLHDAVEGNAQLRMRGVLEACDARGVAFDSRLLGNTGHDWTIGSGARVTQWLIDSGVPFDGVVAFNDQLALGALFTLAANGISVPDQVQVIGFDNIEEAAYFQPPLTTMDSCLDWTAPTAVSRIIDRINGRHLEPELITTQSRVISRATTRA; encoded by the coding sequence ATGAGCGAAACGAAGCAGGACAAGAAGCGCATCACACTGCGCGATGTGGCCGAAGAAGCCGGCGTTTCGCTGAAAACCGCCTCCAACGTGATCAACAACAGCGGCCGCATGACCGAAAGCACGCGAGAGAAAGTGCAAGGGGTTATCGATCGGCTTGGCTATCGTGTGAACGTGGCCGCCCGTAATCTCAATCGTGGCAATACGGGGTTCATCACGCTCGCCGTGCCAAGCCTCACCGCGCCATACCTGGCCGAATTAGCCAATCGCGTGATTGACGCGGCGCGACTGCACGACTACTCCGTTTACGTCACCACTTATGCGGAAGGCTCTGCCAGTGGCGCTCGTGCACTGCTCGAAGGCTTCAACACCACTGTGTCGGATGGCATGATTCTGTCCATTTCCGAAGTGGAGGATCTGTCTCCGGAGGATCTTGATGTTGACTATCCGCTTGTCTGTGTCGGTGCGCGGGACACGCATGGTAAGGCCGATCATGTGACTCCCGACGATGTGCAGGAAGCCAGGCAGGCGACGGAATACCTATTCGACCGCGGTGCGATTCGAATTGCCGTGGTAGGTGCCAGAACCGCGCCTGAGGATCTGGATGGTTTGCACGATGCGGTGGAGGGCAATGCTCAGTTGCGTATGCGCGGCGTACTTGAGGCATGCGATGCGCGCGGCGTTGCCTTTGACTCGCGTCTGCTCGGCAACACCGGCCACGACTGGACCATCGGCTCCGGTGCCCGTGTGACGCAGTGGCTCATCGACTCCGGTGTGCCGTTTGATGGCGTTGTCGCTTTCAATGATCAGCTGGCGTTGGGTGCCTTGTTCACTTTGGCGGCCAACGGTATCAGCGTGCCCGATCAGGTGCAGGTGATCGGTTTTGACAATATCGAAGAAGCCGCTTATTTCCAGCCACCGCTCACCACCATGGATTCCTGCCTTGATTGGACCGCCCCCACTGCAGTCAGTCGCATTATCGACCGCATCAACGGGCGTCATCTTGAGCCGGAACTGATCACCACCCAGTCGCGTGTTATTTCACGCGCCACCACCCGAGCATAA